Below is a window of Stappia sp. DNA.
TCCTCCACCGTCAGCCCCTGGATGATCCGCCGGTCCTCCGGCACCAGCCCGATGCCGTTCTGCGCCGCCTGATAGGACTTCATCTCGTGCAGCGGCTTGTGGTCGAGCCACACCTCGCCGTGGCGCACCTCCGGTTCGTCGGCGCGCGCGATGGCGCGCAGGGTGGAGGTCTTGCCCGCGCCGTTGCGCCCGAGCAGCGCGACGATCTCGCCCTCGCGCACGTTGAAGCTCACGCCCTGCACGACGTAGCTCTCGCCGTAATAGGCGTGCAGGTCCCAGACCTGGAAATAGGCGCGCTGCCCGCCCTTGGCCGCAACCGGCGGAACGCCCGGCGCCGTGCCCTTCCAGGGATCGTCGGAGATCAGCCCGCCATCGGCCTTGTGGCCTGCCGGCGCGTCGGGGGTGGTCGTGTCCGTCATAGATGAGCCCCTCCGAGATAGGCTTCCTGCACCTTGGGATTGCCCTTGATCTTCTCCGGCACGTCCTCGACGATCACCGTGCCCTGCGCCAGGACCGAGATCTTCTCGGCGAGCGAGAACACCACGTGCATGTCGTGTTCGATCACCACCATGGTGATGCCGCGCCTGGAGATCTGCTTGAGCAGATCGATCGTGTTGTTGGTGTCGGCCCGCGCCATGCCGGCCGTGGGCTCGTCGAGAAGCAGGAGTTTCGGCTTCTGGATCAGGCACATGGCCAGTTCCAGACGACGTTTGTCGCCGCGCGACAACTGCCCGGCGATCTGGTCCGCCTTGGCGCCGAGGCCGAGGTCGGTGAGCATCTCCATCGCCGCCTCGCCGATCTCCGCCTCGTCGCCGACCCCGCCCCAGGCCTTGACCTGGAAGGCGCCGTCGCGCTTGGCGAAGGCCGGAATCATCACGTTTTCCAGCAAGGTGAGTTCGGTGAAGATTTCCGGCGTCTGGAACACCCGGCTGACGCCGGTCTGGTTGATTTCATGCGGCTTGATGCCGAGCAGGGACTTGCCGTCGAAGGTGACGGAGCCGGTGTCCGGCTCCAGCTTGCCGACGAAACAGTTGAGCAGCGTCGACTTTCCGGCGCCGTTCGGCCCGATGATGGCGTGCACCGAGCCTTCCTCGACATCGAGATTGACCTCGTGCAACGCCTTCAGACCGCCGAAGCTCTTGTTGACGCCCTTGACTTCGAGAATACCCATGACGCGCTTACTCCGCCGCGGACGGGGCCGAGCCGGCCGCCGCCTTGTCCTTGTTCGCCGTCTTGCGACGGGTGAACAGCCGACCGATGCGCTGGCCGCCCTCGACCATGCCGCCGGGCAGGAAGATGACGACGAGCATGAAGACGATGCCGAGCGTCAGGTGCCAGCCCTTGCCGATGAAGGGGTAGATCACCGCCACGACGAAATCCTCCAGCCCGTCGGGCAGCATCGCGAACCACGCGTGCAGGATGTTCTCGTTCAGCTTGGAGATGATGTTCTCCATGTATTTGATGGCGCCCGCGCCGAGCACCGGCCCGATCAGGGTGCCGGCCCCGCCGAGAATGGTCATCAGCACCACCTCGCCCGACGCCGTCCAGAACATGCGCTCGGCCCCCGCGAGCGGGTCCATCGCCACCATCAGCCCGCCGGCGAGCCCGGCATACATGCCGGAGATCACGAAGGCGGCCAGCGTGTAGGGCTTGGGGTTGAGGCCGGTGTAGAGCATGCGCTGCTGGTTCGACTTCACCGCCTTCAGCATCATCCCGAAGGGCGAGCGGAAGATGCGGATCGCCACGTAGAAGGCCACCAGCATGACGACGGCGCACAGGTAGTAGCCGAAGTTGAAGGTGAAGAGCCATCCGCCCAGCGCCAGTTCGAAGCCGTCTCGCATCTCGATCCCGAAGAAATTGGTGAGCGGGATCGAGCCGTCCGCCGTCTGGCTGACGCCGAGGATGCGCGGATCGTCCAGCGCCAGTTGCAGGCCCGTCTCGCCGCCGGTGATCGGTGTCAGCACCGAATAGGCGAGCGCGAAGGACATCTGCGCGAAGGCGAGCGTCAGGATCGAGAAGTAGATGCCCGAGCGGCGCAGCGAGATATAGCCGACGAGCAGCGAGAACAGCCCCGCCACGATCACCGAGACGATGATCGCCGGCACCACGTTCATCGACAGGAGTTTCAGCATCCACACCCCGGCATAGGAGCCGACGCCCAGAAAGGCGGCATGGCCGAAGGAGAGATAGCCCGTGAGGCCGAACAGGATGTTGAAGCCGATGGCGAAGATCCCGAAGATCACGAAACGCTGCATCAGGTCGGGGTAGCCGGCGTTGAACTGCGCCAGCGCCGAGCCTTCGGGAAAGGGGTTGAGCAGGAACGGCGCGAACAGCGTCAGCACCATGACGATCAGGAAGAGCGTCGTGTCCCTGGCATTCAGTCCGAGCATGGGATCAGCCCTCCATGACGCCCTTGCGACCCATCAGGCCGCGCGGCCGGGTCAGCAGGATGACGATCGCCACCAGGTAGATGATGATCTGGTTGATGCCGGGAATGGTGGTGACGACCGCCGGCATGGAGGCGAAGCTCTCCAGCACGCCGAGCAGGAAGCCCGCGAACACGGCGCCGGGCAGCGAGCCCATGCCGCCGACCACCACCACGACGAAGGACAGGACGAGGAAGTCCATGCCCATGTGGTAGTTGGGCGAGTTGATCGGCGCGTACATCACGCCGGCAAGCCCCGCGACGCAGGCCGCGATGGCGAACATGATCGTGAAGCGGCGGTCGATGTTGATGCCCAGCAGACCGACGGTCTCGCGATCCGCCATGCCGGCGCGCACCACCATGCCGAAGGTCGTGAACTGCAGGAAGGCGAAAACCGCGCCGATCAGGATCGCGGCGAAGACGAAGTAGATCAGCCGCCAGTAGGGGTAGATGACGGTGCCGGGATCGAAGCCGACCAGCAGGCCGAAATCGAGCGAGCCGACCAGCACGTCGGGCGCAGGCGTCGGGATCGGATTGGCGCCGTAGAAGTACTTGACGATCTCCTGCAGCACGATCGCCAGACCGAAGGTCACCAGGATCTGGTCGGCATGGGGGCGCTTGTAGAAATGCTTGATGAGCCCGCGCTCCATGGCGAATCCGATCGCCACCATGACGGGAATGGCGAAGAGGATGCCGAGCGGCACCGACCAGTCGATGATCGCCGAGCCGATCTCGGGGCCGAACCATTCCTCCACATAGGGCGTGCGGACCTTGAGCGGATTGCCCAGGAAGTCGGTGCGTTCCGGATCGACGGTGACATGGGCGATCGACAGCAGCCGGCTCAGCGTGACGGCGCAGAAGGCGCCGAGCATGAACAGCGCGCCATGCGCGAAATTGACGACGCCGAGCGTTCCGAAGATCAGCGTCAGGCCAAGGGCGATGAGCGCGTAGGCGCTGCCCTTGTCCAGTCCGTTGAGGACCTGAAGGATGAATGCGTCCATTGTTCTTCCCGTTTCGGCGAAGCGGCCCGAAAGGACGAGGCAACCGGCCGCGCGACGCGCGGCCGGAGGGATCGTGTCGGGGAGACCCGGATCAGGCGCCCGGGTTGCAGGTGCCGAGTTCGCCGCCGGCGAACTGCGGATGGTCGGGCGGATAGGTCACCTGCTCCACCGGCGTCACCTCGACAACCTCGAGAAGGTCGAACTCCGACGTCGGGTTCTCCTTGCCCTTCACCACCAGCACGTCCTTGAAGCACTGGTGATCCTCGGCGCGATAGAGCGTCGGGCCGTTGCCCAGGCCGTCGAACTCGTAACCCTCCAGCGCCTCGACCACGGCACAGGGGTTGAACGAGCCGGCCCGCTCCACCGCGTCCGCATAGAGCAGCGTCTGCACGTAACAGGTGTGGGCCGCCTGGCTCGGCGGGAAGCCGTATTTGGTGCCGAAGGACTTCACGAAGGTCTTGGACCCCTCGTCCTGCAGCGACCAGTGCCAGTTGGTGGAGCCGAAGATGCCCTTCACGTTCTCGCCCGCGCCCTTGGCCATCAGCCGCGAGTAGAGCGGCACGACGATCTGGAAGTCCTTGTCGTTGACCACCCGGTCGCGCAGGCCGAACTGCACGGCGTTGGTGAGCGAGTTCACCATGTTGCCGCCGTAGTGGACGAGCACCAGCGTGTCGGCGTCGGAGTTGAGCACCGGCGCGATGTAGGACGAGAAGTCCGTCGCGGCGAGCGGGGTGAGCACGGTCTCCACCGTGTTCCATCCGATGGCTTCCGTCGCCTCGCGGATCGCCTGCTCGGTCGTGTAGCCCCAGTTGTAGTCGGCCGTCAGGTAATAGGCGTTGCGGTCCGCGCCATAGGCGTTCTTGAGCACCGGCGCGAGCGCCGCACCCGACATGTAGGAATTGAAGAAGTGGCGGAAGCCGTTGGCCTTCTTGTCCTTGCCGGTGGTGTCGTTGGAGTGGGTCAGACCGGCCATGAAGATCACGCCGGCTTCCTGGCACAGCGCCTGCACGGCGACCGCCACGCCGGACGACGAGCCGCCGGTGATCATCACGGCGCCGTCCTTCTCGATCATCGAGCGGGCGGAGGCGCGCGCGGCGTCCGACTTGGTCTGCGTGTCGCCGGTGACATATTCGACCTTCTTGCCGAGGATGCCGTTGCCCTTGAGCGCCTTCGACGAGAAGGTCGTCAGCATGCCGCCGTCGCCTCCGCCGTTGAGGTGCTCGACGGCGAGTTCATAGGCGCGCAGTTCGTCCGCCCCCTCGTCGGCATAGGGCCCGGACTGCGGAACGTTGAAGCCGAGCGTCACCGTGCTGCCCGTCGGCTCGTTGGTGAAGGCATTGGCCTTGCGGATGAACAGGTTGGGCGCGGCAAGGCCGATACCTGCGGCCGCCGTGCCCTTCAGGACGCTGCGGCGACTGACTGGTCGCTTGATCATGGACGTGTCTCCTCCAGACTTTCGCTGTTCCCGCCGGGTTGTTTTGCGGGTTTTTCGTGGGGACGTGGCGGCGATGGCGCCGCGCGTCCCGAACCGCCAGCGTTCAGGAAAGACGGAGGATCCGCAACACTATTTTAGTATAATATGCGCCCGCTAAGCCAACACACCAGAACAAGTCCCATACGAACCAAGCGTTCACGCAAATTATCAGATCTCATATATTGTGCAATGCAGCATTAACAGTAGGTCACTTTGTTAATTTGTCCATTTTTTGGGCATGTTAAATATTTTTCGACTTATTTTTCAGCCATCGATGAAGATTATCGGGGATCTCTTGATTTATACGACAAATCTTCTGATTGATCGCAAGAAACACGCAAGCGACCGCTCCGGGGAACGGTTGCACATGCATCCGTATCGCCGCGCAACGCTGCTGGGTAACATTGAGTGCTGTTCCGCGACTTTCCGTTACGTCCGGCGCGGGCCGGCGGGCGGGCTCGCGTGAGAGGCGCTGGGGCGCCCCGCGTCCTCCCGCGCGGCCTCCAGCGCCACGATCTTCGCGTCCAGGGGCCCGCGGTCGAGGGTGCCCGATACATTGTCGGCGGTCGGCAGCGCCTCGGCCACATGCAGGAACCGCTCGCCCGCGACCGCGCGCAGGCGGCGCAGTTCGGCAAGCGGATCGGCATGGTCGTCGGCGCGGATGTCGAGCCAGGGATAGGCCTCGCCGCGACAGATGCGAAGGGCCGCCGACTGGCGCCCGCGCTTGTCGCCGCCGGCCGCCTCGCCGGCTTCCATCGCCCGCATCAGCCGCGCGTCGAAGGCGAGATCCGCGTGCTCCAGATAGGCGGCGAGCGTCGCCTCCAGCACCTGCGGCCCGGCCAGCATGTTTCCCGCGACCGAAACGTCCTCGGCGATCTCATGCCCCGCCCAGTCGACGCATGTGTCACCCGTGAAGGCGGCCCCGCGCCCCAGTGCGTCGATGACATGCATCTGGCGGGAGTGACGTCCCGCGTCGCGCTCCGTCACGGCGCGCAGGACCGCCTCCGCGCTCTTGCCGGCGCGCAACAGGTCCATCCCGTCGGTGCCGTAGAGCGGGCTGACGAAGGCCTGGGTCGCGATCGCGCCCGCGCACCCGTGCACATGCGGCACAAGCGCCCCGACGGCGAAGAAGCGGCTCGCGACGGCGACGCCGAAAGCCCCCGTCTCGGGGTCGCGGGCGACGATGGAATAGGTCATGGCGCGCCTCCCTCAGCGTCCGATGGCATAGGCCTGCATGAGGCGCGGCGTGGCGGCCGCCTTGAGCAGCCCGTCCGGCTCGCGTTTCGCCGCCGTCAGACGGCCGATGCTCCAGGGCGGCGCGACCTCGACCGAATGGCCGCGCGCGCGCAGGTCGCCGATCACGTCGGCGCCGAAGTTTTCCTCCACCATGATGTGGCCGGGCTGGCGCTGGCGCGGGTGGAAGGACGCCGGGAAATGGGTGGTGTGGAACAGCGGCATGTCGATGGCCTGCTGCAGCGACATGTCGTGATGGGCCAGCCGCAGGAAGAGCGACAATTGCCACTGGTCCTGCTGGTCGCCGCCCGGCGTGCCGAAGGCGAGCGTCGCCCGGCCGTCCTTGAGCGCGAGGCTCGGCGTCAGCGTCGTGCGCGGGCGCTTGCCCGGCGCGAGCGACGTCGGCAGACCCGGCGTCATCAGGAACATCTGCGCCCGCGAGTTGAGCGCGAAGCCGAGCTCCGGCACCACCGGCGAGGATTGCAGCCAGCCGCCCGAGGGGGTCGCCGAGACCATGTTGCCCCAGCGGTCGATCACGTCGACATGCACGGTGTCGCCGCGCTTTTCCGACAGATGCGCCATGGTCGGCTCGTAGACGCCGCCTTCGGAAATGCCGAGCGCCTCGATGGCCACCATGGTCTTGTGCGCCTGCCCCTCGTAGCCAGGCACGATGCCCGGGCGCAGATCGAAGGAGGCGCGCGCGCCGATCAGCTTGCGGCGTTCGGCGGCATAGGCGTCGGACAGAAGATGCGCCAGCGGCACCTCGCAGAAGTCCGGATCGCCGTAATAGACCTCGCGGTCGGCATAGGCCAGTTTCATCGCCTCGGCGACCAGATGCACGAAATCGGCGCCGCCCGGGTCGACGTCGCCGATCTGCGTGCCCTCCAGCAGGGACAGCGCCTGCAGCAGCACCGGACCCTGCCCCCAGGGCCCGGTCTTGGCGAGGGTCCACGCGCCGTAATCGTGGGTCAGCGGGTCTTCCACGCCCGCCCGCCAGCCGGCGAGATCGTCGGCGGTCAAGACGCCCTTGTGCCGGGCGCCGCTGCCGTCCATCACCTCGCTGCGCGCGAAGAAGTCGCCGATCGCCTCGGCGATGAAGCCGCGATAGAAAACGTCGCGCGCCTTCTCGATCTGCGCCTCGCGGCCCGAAACGCTCTCGGCCTCGCGCAACAGCCGCTCCCAGGTGTCGGCGAGACCCGGATTGGCGAACAGCGTGTTCGCCGCCGGCGCCGAGCCGCCCGGCAGCCAGGTCGCATGCGACGTCGGCCATTCGGTTTCGAAGAACTCCGCGAGCCCGGCAATCGTCGCGCTGACGCGCGGCAACAGGGGATGGCCGGCGCGCGCATAATAGATCGCCGGTTCGAGAACGTCGCGCAGCGGCAGGCGGCCCCGGTCGCGCAGCATCACCATCCAGCCGTCGAAGGCGCCGGGGATCACGGTCGCGAGCAGCCCGTTGCCGGGAATGAGGTCGATGCCTTCGCCGCGATAGTGCTCGAGCGTGGCGCCGGCGGGCGCCGGACCCTGCCCGCAGATCACCTGGATCCGGTCCTGTTCCGCCTCGTAGAGGATCACCGGCAGATCGCCGCCGGGACCGTTGAGATGCGGCTCGACCACCTGCAGCACGAAACCGGTCGCGGCCGCCGCGTCGAAAGCATTGCCCCCGGCCTCGAGGATCTTCATGCCGACCGCCGAGGCGATCCAATGCGTCGAGGTCACGACGCCGAAGGTGCCCTGAATCTCGGGTCTGGTGGTGAAGACGGACATCGGCACTCCCTGGGATGTTGGTTCTTGGTTGGCGCGTGGCGTCAGCCTTCGCGCGGATCGAGCGCATCGCGCAGGCCGTCGCCAAGCAGGTTGAAGCCGAGGACGACGAGGAAGATGGCGGCCCCCGGCCACCAGGCCATCCAGGGCGCCTGGGTCATGAAGTTCTTGGCGACGTTGAGCATCGAGCCCCAGCTCGGGTGCGGCGGCTGCTGGCCGAGGCCGAGGAAGGAGAGGCTCGCCTCCGCGATGATCGCCGTGGCGATGGTCAGCGTCGCCTGCACCAGCACCGGCGCGAAGACGTTGGGCAGGATATAGCGGCCCATGATCGCCGTGTGCGTGAGACCGATGGCGCGCGCGCCTTCCACGTAGTCCTCGGTCTTGACGCTGAGCACCTGTCCGCGCGTCAGCCGGATGAAGATCGGGGTCGCCGACAGGCCGATGGCGATCATCGCATTGGTCAGACTCGGACCGAGAAAGGCGGCGAGCGCGATGGCGAGGATGAGGAAGGGCGTGGCGAGCAGCGCATCGGTAATGCGCGAGATGATCTGGTCGATCCAGCCGCCGAAATAGCCAGACACCAGACCGAAGGGCACGCCGATGACAACCGCGATCAGCACCGACACGACGCCGGCGAGCAAGGAGGCCTGCGCGCCCCAGATCATGCGCGACAGGATATCGCGGCCGATCTCGTCGGTGCCGAGCCAATAGGCTGCCGAAGGCGCCTGGCGCACCGCCGTCCAGCTCGTCGCCATCGGATCGGCGATCGGCAGGACCGGCGCCAGCAGCGCGACGGCGACGAAGAAGGCGACCAGCACCGCGCCGACGAGCGCGCTGCGGTTGCGCTTGAGTTTCGTCCAGACCCGGCTTCTGCGAGGCGCGGCGGTCTCGGGCGCTTCGCTCTTCGGGGGCGCGGCCTTGGGGGGCGCGGAAGGCGCGGCGGCGGTCATCGGCCCGTCCTCATGCGCGGGTTGAGCAGGACGTAGAGCACGTCCGCGATCAGGTTCATCAGGATGAAGCCGGCCGCCGTGCACAGCACCACGCCCTGCACCACCGCGTAGTCGCGGGTGAAGACCGCGTCGACGATGAGCTTGCCGAAGCCGGGGATGGTGAAGATCTGCTCGGTGAGCACCGCGCCGGCGAGCAATTCGCCGAACAGCAGCGCGCCGAGCGTGACCACCGGCAGCAGCGCGTTGCGAAAGGCGTGTTTCAGCACGACGACGCGCTCGGCCAGCCCCTTGGCACGGGCGGTGCGCACGTAATCCGCCTTCAGCACGCCGAGCATGGAGGAGCGGGTGTGGCGCATCAGCGTCGCGGCGAGCGCCGTGCCGAGCACGAAGGCCGGCATGATCATGGTCTCCAGCGAGCGCAACGGATCGACGAAGGGACTTTCGTAGCCCGAGGCCGGCAGCCAGCCGAGCTGCACCGAGACGAGCATGATCAGCATGATGCCGAGCCAGAAATTGGGGATCGACAGGCCCGACAGCGCGACGAAATTCGCGATGTAATCCACCGGCCCGCCCTTCTTCACCGCCGACAGGATGCCGGCCGGGATGCCGATCAGCATGGCGATGATCATGGCCATCGTCGCGAGCTGGATGGTGACGGGCAGCTTGTCGGCGATCAGCTGGGTGACGGGCTGGTTCGTGCGCAGCGAGACGCCGAGGTCGCCCTGCAGCACGGAGCCCAGCCAATAGAAGTACTGAAACAGGATCGGATCGTTGAGCCGGTACTTCTCGCGGATGAAGGCGAGCGTTTCGGGATCGCGTTCCTCGCCGGCGAGCACCAGCGCCGGATCGCCCGGCAACAGCTTTTGCAGCGCGAAGACAAAGATCGACACCAGCAACAGCGTCGGGATCGCGATCAGGAGACGGCGGGCGATGAAGGCGAGCATCGAACGGATCCGGATGGGAGGCGCGGATCCCGGTCGGGCCGGGATCCGCGAGGGTCAGCGACGTTGGACGGTCAGGATTTGAACTTCACGTTCTCCAGCCGGATCATGCCGTCCGGATAGGGGGTGAAGCCCTCGATCTTGCCGTCGAGCGCCCAGATCCAGGTCGGGTGGTAGAGGTAGATGATCGGCAGATCCTCGTTGAGGATCGCACGCGCGGCATCGTAGCTCTCCTTGCGGGCGGCGGTGTCGTTCGAGGTGCGCGCCGCGTCGAGCAGCCGGTCGACCTCCGGGTTGCAGTACTTGGAGTCGTTGATGCCGCCCTTGCAGGTCATGAACTGGTGGATGTTGCCGTCCGGATCGACCCGGCCCGACCAGCCCACCTGGCTCGCCTGGTAGTTGCCGGCCGACTGGTCGGCGAGCAGGCTGGCGAACTCCATGGACTTGAGCTTCACCGTGATGCCCGCTTCCGCGACCATGGCCTGAACGACCTGCATCATCTGCGTCTGGACCGGATTGTTGGCGACCTGCACCTCGACCTCGAGCGTCTCGACGCCCACTTCGGCCATCAGCGCCCTGGCCTTCTCGATGTCGCGCGCGGGCACCGGGTTGCTGTCGTCATACCACGGGCTCGTCGGCGCGAAGGGCTGGTTGCCCGGCGCGAAGACGCCCTCGAACACCACCTGGTTGAGCGCCTGCCGGTCGATCGCCAGGTTGAACGCCTGACGCAGCTTCGCTTCGTTGCCGAAGATGTTATCGCCGCGCTCGCCATTGTCGATGTTCACCGTGATGCCCTGGTAGCCGAGGCTCACCGCCTCCGCGTAGAGCAGGCTGTCGTCCGCCTTCACCGACGCGACGTCGGGCGCGGCGAGGCGCTCCAGCATGTCGAGATCGCCGGCGCGCAGATTGGCCAGTCGCACGGTGGTGTCGGGGATCGGCAGGAAGGTCACCGTGTCGAAATGGATTGCCTCGGCGTTCCAGTAGTCGGCGAATTTCGCCAGCACGATGCGGTCCTGCTGGATGCGCTCCACGAAGGAGAACGGGCCGGAGCACACGGGATTGTTGCCGAAGTCCGTGCCGGCTTCGGCCGCCGCCGTCGGCGACAGCATCATGCCGGCGCGGTCGGCGAGCTGCGCGAGCAGCGTCGCGTCGGGCTGGGCGAGCTTGATCGCAACCTGATGGCTTCCGGTCACCTCGACGCTCTCGATCGACTTGACCTCGCTCTTGCGCCGGCTTTCGGGCAGGTTCTTGGAGCGGTCGATGTTGGCCTTCACGGCCTCTGCGTCGAAGGGCGTGCCGTCATGGAAGACGACGCCCTGGCGCAGATCCATCGTCAGCGTCTTGCCGTCCTCGGACCAGGACCAGCCGGTCGCGAGCTGCGGCACGAACTCCAGATCGGGCGTGATATCGACCAGCTTGTCGCACAGCGAGGCGTAGACGATACGCCCGACGAAGGTGCGCGACTGGTCGGGATCGAGCACATCGGCGTCGTCCTGCAGGCCGATCCTGAGATCGGCCGCCTGCGCCGGCAGCGCCAGCGCCGCGCCGAGCCCGAGCAGGGCGAGGGTGAGCAATCTCGATTTCATGGGAACTCCTCCGGTGAAGCGTGATCGGACGTGGGTCAGGGGCCGGGCTGCGACGTTCTCGCCGCGTCGCTCATGTCCCGGTAAAGGGCGAACCGGCGCTCGGCGGCCGGGCTGCGCGGTGGAACGCGCACGAGATCGGACGCCGCCTGCGCGGCCTGCTCCCAGTGATGGCAGGCGACAAGCCGGTCGCCCGGCGCGGCCGTGAGCGCGGGCCGCTCCTCGGCGCAGCGCGCGGTCGCGAACGGACAGCGGGTGTGGAACCGGCAGCCCGGCGGCGGATCGAGCGGCGACGGAACATCGCCCTGCAAATGTCCGCCCGCGGCCCGCGCGCCCGGCGCCGGCACGGGGATCGCGCGCATCAAGGCCTGCGTGTAGGGATGCACGGGAGCATCGTAGAGCACATCGGTCGGCCCCTGCTCGACGATCTCGCCCAGATACATGACCGCCACCCGGTCGCTCATGTGGCGGATGACGGCAAGATCGTGCGCGATCAGCACCAGCGTGAGGTCGAACTCCGCCTTGAGATCCTCCAGCAGGTTGATCACCTGCGCCTGGATCGACACGTCGAGCGCGGAGACCGGTTCGTCGCCGATCACAACGCGCGGCCCCGAGGCGAGCGCGCGGGCGATGCCGATGCGCTGGCGCTGGCCGCCGGAAAACTCGTGCGGGTAGCGGTCGGCGAATTCGGGGCGCAGCCCGACCCGGGTCAGCAGTTCCGCCATGCGCTCCCGCCGCGCGCGACGCGACAGCTTGAGATGGACGCGCATCGGTTCCTCGACGATGGCGCCGACCGTC
It encodes the following:
- a CDS encoding dipeptide ABC transporter ATP-binding protein, encoding MTTDTARDTAPLSADSPFLLEARDLKRHFSSGWSPFAEPSVVRAVDGVTLGVRKGETLAIVGESGCGKSTLARLLLRLIDPSAGQVLYDGKDIAALPAGEMRRLRKDLQFIFQDPFSSLNPRMTVGAIVEEPMRVHLKLSRRARRERMAELLTRVGLRPEFADRYPHEFSGGQRQRIGIARALASGPRVVIGDEPVSALDVSIQAQVINLLEDLKAEFDLTLVLIAHDLAVIRHMSDRVAVMYLGEIVEQGPTDVLYDAPVHPYTQALMRAIPVPAPGARAAGGHLQGDVPSPLDPPPGCRFHTRCPFATARCAEERPALTAAPGDRLVACHHWEQAAQAASDLVRVPPRSPAAERRFALYRDMSDAARTSQPGP
- a CDS encoding ABC transporter substrate-binding protein, whose product is MKSRLLTLALLGLGAALALPAQAADLRIGLQDDADVLDPDQSRTFVGRIVYASLCDKLVDITPDLEFVPQLATGWSWSEDGKTLTMDLRQGVVFHDGTPFDAEAVKANIDRSKNLPESRRKSEVKSIESVEVTGSHQVAIKLAQPDATLLAQLADRAGMMLSPTAAAEAGTDFGNNPVCSGPFSFVERIQQDRIVLAKFADYWNAEAIHFDTVTFLPIPDTTVRLANLRAGDLDMLERLAAPDVASVKADDSLLYAEAVSLGYQGITVNIDNGERGDNIFGNEAKLRQAFNLAIDRQALNQVVFEGVFAPGNQPFAPTSPWYDDSNPVPARDIEKARALMAEVGVETLEVEVQVANNPVQTQMMQVVQAMVAEAGITVKLKSMEFASLLADQSAGNYQASQVGWSGRVDPDGNIHQFMTCKGGINDSKYCNPEVDRLLDAARTSNDTAARKESYDAARAILNEDLPIIYLYHPTWIWALDGKIEGFTPYPDGMIRLENVKFKS